Proteins encoded by one window of Anaeromyxobacter sp.:
- a CDS encoding zinc metalloprotease HtpX, whose translation MPFDTSRVKHNPAPPPGAPGAPHLPGVGRNYARTAVLMAGLVALLALGGMAVGGPRGLLLFGGLGLVFNFVSYWFSDKLALLMNGARAVTAVEAPELYASVERLTRRAGMPMPRLYVIPSASPNAFATGRDPEHAAVAVTEGILRLLDRRQLEGVLAHELAHVLNRDILIATVAAMMAGLISSLGYLIRWGSVLSGGRGERGGGPGALELLGWAILAPIVALVLQLAVSRSREYGADATGAALMGDPEPLAQALLALERGNDLVPSERANPATAHLFIVNPLRGGTARLMSLFSTHPPIEERVARLRALRGGLPRRA comes from the coding sequence ATGCCCTTCGACACCAGCCGCGTCAAGCACAACCCGGCCCCGCCGCCCGGCGCCCCGGGCGCGCCGCACCTGCCCGGCGTCGGCCGCAACTACGCCCGCACGGCCGTGCTCATGGCCGGCCTGGTGGCCCTGCTGGCCCTGGGCGGCATGGCGGTGGGCGGGCCGCGCGGGCTGCTCCTGTTCGGCGGGCTCGGCCTGGTCTTCAACTTCGTCTCCTACTGGTTCAGCGACAAGCTGGCGCTCCTGATGAACGGCGCCCGGGCGGTGACGGCCGTGGAGGCGCCCGAGCTGTACGCCAGCGTGGAGCGGCTCACCCGTCGCGCCGGGATGCCCATGCCGAGGCTCTACGTCATCCCCTCCGCCTCGCCCAACGCGTTCGCCACCGGGCGCGACCCCGAGCACGCCGCCGTGGCGGTCACCGAGGGGATCCTGCGGCTGCTCGACCGCCGGCAGCTCGAGGGCGTGCTGGCCCACGAGCTGGCCCACGTGCTGAACCGCGACATCCTCATCGCCACCGTGGCCGCCATGATGGCCGGCCTGATCAGCTCGCTGGGCTACCTGATCCGCTGGGGGTCGGTCCTCTCCGGCGGGCGCGGCGAGCGGGGCGGCGGCCCGGGCGCCCTGGAGCTGCTCGGCTGGGCCATCCTGGCGCCCATCGTGGCGCTGGTGCTGCAGCTGGCGGTGTCGCGCTCGCGGGAGTACGGCGCCGACGCCACCGGGGCGGCCTTGATGGGCGACCCCGAGCCGCTGGCGCAGGCGCTGCTGGCGCTGGAGCGCGGCAACGACCTCGTGCCCTCCGAGCGGGCCAACCCGGCCACGGCGCACCTCTTCATCGTGAACCCGCTGCGCGGCGGGACGGCCAGGCTGATGTCGCTCTTCTCGACCCACCCGCCCATCGAGGAGCGGGTGGCCCGGCTGCGCGCCCTGCGGGGCGGGCTGCCGCGGCGGGCCTGA